In a genomic window of Staphylococcus taiwanensis:
- a CDS encoding MBL fold metallo-hydrolase — MNIIHVRNATLIVEYADKRFLIDPMLGEKGSFPPFPNAPRDDQNNPLVELPMSTDEIISNVDAVFLTHLHLDHFDEAAQQLLPKDIQIYTQNDEDVEEVKKAGFKNVIALEKVNELQGVTVYKTPAQHGRGEILEIAGNVCGFVFKADDEPTLYIAGDTVWYSEVEDTINEYKPEVIVVNAGDNQFNQGGSLVMDAEDVYNVAKVAPNATIIATHMEAVNHWMLSREALHEFAQQHQFDTQLRIPNDGDQYQF; from the coding sequence ATGAATATTATACATGTTAGAAATGCCACATTAATAGTTGAATACGCTGATAAACGATTTTTAATTGATCCCATGTTAGGTGAAAAGGGGTCGTTTCCACCTTTTCCAAATGCACCTAGAGATGATCAAAATAATCCATTAGTTGAATTACCAATGTCGACTGATGAAATTATATCAAATGTGGACGCTGTATTTTTAACACATCTTCATTTAGATCACTTTGATGAAGCGGCGCAACAATTATTACCGAAAGACATTCAGATTTATACACAAAACGATGAAGATGTAGAAGAAGTAAAAAAAGCTGGCTTTAAAAATGTGATAGCTTTAGAAAAAGTAAATGAACTACAGGGTGTGACTGTGTATAAAACACCAGCACAGCATGGTCGTGGTGAAATTCTTGAAATCGCTGGTAACGTTTGTGGATTTGTATTTAAAGCTGATGATGAACCAACTTTATATATTGCAGGAGATACAGTATGGTATAGCGAGGTAGAAGATACTATTAACGAATATAAACCTGAAGTCATTGTGGTAAATGCTGGTGACAACCAATTTAATCAAGGTGGCTCATTAGTCATGGACGCTGAAGATGTGTATAACGTTGCCAAAGTGGCGCCTAATGCAACCATTATTGCTACACATATGGAAGCAGTCAATCATTGGATGTTATCAAGAGAAGCGTTACATGAATTTGCACAACAACATCAATTCGATACGCAACTACGTATTCCTAATGATGGTGATCAATATCAATTTTAA
- a CDS encoding IS1182 family transposase: MYKNYNMTQLTLPMETSVLIPTNDISRHVNDIVETIPDNEFDEFRHHRGATSYHPKMMLKVILYAYTQSVFSGRKIEKMLNDSIRMMWLSQNQKPSYKTINRFRVNPKVDALLESLFIQFYSQCIKQNLIDDKAIFIDGTKIEANSNRYTFVWKKSIQNHESKMNEDSKALYHELVTNKIIPEIKEDHDNELTKEEIDLIGSHLDKEIEDLNQHINNEKCTKTRKQIRLKRTKIKKYKKQINDYSERKYRYEFQKSILKDRNSYSKTDHDATFMRMKEDHMKNGQLKPGYNLQIATNSQFVLSYNVYQNPTDTRTMIPFLNSIQETYGHLPEYIVADAGYGSESNYMAIIDDFNRTPLITYGMFIKDKTKKYKSDIFNTQNWDYDEINDEFICPNNKRLGFKRYAYRHDKYGYKRDFKLYECDDCSECPLKNQCMNFNSKTNKKIMKNYNWEYFKSQINKKLSEPKTKNIYSQRKIDVEPVFGFMKAILGFTRMSVRGLNKVKRELGFVLMALNIRKVVAQRAENNQKIYKKDNFYIISIEIVFYSLIQELYVPDSYSSTYL; encoded by the coding sequence TGACTCAACTTACTCTACCAATGGAAACTTCAGTTCTTATCCCCACAAATGATATTTCACGACATGTAAATGATATTGTTGAAACAATTCCTGACAATGAATTCGACGAATTCAGACATCACCGTGGTGCAACTTCGTACCATCCTAAAATGATGTTAAAAGTGATTCTATATGCCTACACACAATCTGTATTCTCAGGTCGTAAAATAGAAAAAATGCTTAATGATAGCATCCGAATGATGTGGCTATCACAAAATCAAAAACCTTCTTATAAAACAATTAATCGATTTAGAGTAAATCCAAAAGTAGATGCTTTATTAGAATCTTTATTTATTCAATTTTACAGTCAGTGTATAAAACAAAATCTTATAGATGATAAAGCTATTTTTATTGATGGTACAAAAATTGAAGCAAATTCCAATCGATATACATTTGTATGGAAAAAGAGTATTCAAAACCATGAATCAAAGATGAATGAGGATTCTAAAGCCCTCTACCATGAATTGGTAACCAATAAAATCATACCGGAAATCAAAGAAGATCATGATAATGAATTAACAAAAGAAGAAATAGATTTGATTGGTAGTCATTTAGATAAAGAAATCGAAGATTTAAACCAACATATCAACAATGAAAAATGTACTAAAACAAGAAAACAAATACGTCTCAAAAGAACTAAAATCAAAAAATACAAAAAGCAAATCAATGATTATTCTGAGCGAAAGTATCGATACGAATTTCAAAAATCTATTTTAAAGGATAGAAATAGTTATTCTAAGACAGATCATGATGCGACATTTATGAGAATGAAAGAAGATCACATGAAAAATGGACAACTTAAGCCAGGGTATAATTTACAAATAGCGACAAATTCCCAATTTGTTTTATCTTATAATGTGTATCAAAATCCAACGGATACTAGAACGATGATTCCATTTTTAAATTCAATTCAAGAGACCTACGGTCATTTACCTGAATATATTGTAGCTGATGCAGGTTATGGTAGTGAATCAAATTATATGGCAATTATAGATGACTTTAATCGAACGCCACTCATAACATATGGAATGTTTATAAAAGATAAAACTAAAAAATATAAAAGTGACATCTTTAATACTCAAAATTGGGACTATGACGAAATTAATGACGAATTCATTTGTCCGAATAATAAACGGCTAGGTTTTAAAAGATATGCCTATCGTCATGATAAGTATGGTTACAAGCGAGACTTCAAATTATATGAATGTGACGATTGTTCAGAATGTCCTCTGAAAAATCAATGTATGAACTTCAATTCAAAAACAAACAAAAAAATAATGAAGAATTATAACTGGGAATATTTTAAATCCCAAATTAACAAAAAGCTTTCAGAACCAAAAACAAAAAATATCTACAGTCAAAGAAAAATTGATGTGGAACCTGTTTTTGGATTTATGAAGGCTATTTTGGGTTTCACTCGGATGTCTGTCCGAGGACTCAATAAAGTCAAAAGAGAACTTGGTTTTGTATTAATGGCACTTAATATAAGAAAAGTAGTAGCTCAACGAGCTGAAAATAATCAAAAAATTTATAAAAAAGACAATTTCTATATTATTTCAATAGAAATTGTCTTTTATTCACTTATCCAAGAACTTTATGTCCCGGACTCTTATTCTAGTACTTATCTGTAA
- a CDS encoding 5'(3')-deoxyribonucleotidase produces MSRKSIAIDMDEVLADTLGAIIEAVNVKTELGITVESLNGQKLKHVIPEHDGLVRDILRAPGFFRNLTVMPHAQEVVEKLTEHYDVYIATAAMDVPTSFHDKYEWLREFFPFLDPQHFVFCGRKNIVKTDYLIDDNPRQLQIFEGESIIFTASHNINEDRFRRVNGWKDVEAFFLGE; encoded by the coding sequence ATGTCTAGAAAATCTATAGCAATTGATATGGACGAGGTATTGGCCGATACATTAGGTGCAATTATTGAAGCGGTTAACGTTAAAACAGAGTTAGGCATTACAGTAGAATCATTAAATGGTCAAAAGCTTAAACATGTGATTCCTGAACATGATGGTTTAGTGCGTGATATTTTAAGAGCGCCAGGCTTTTTTAGAAATTTAACTGTTATGCCACATGCGCAAGAAGTAGTTGAGAAATTAACTGAACACTATGACGTTTACATTGCAACTGCAGCTATGGATGTGCCAACGTCATTTCATGATAAATATGAATGGTTACGTGAATTCTTCCCATTCTTAGACCCACAGCATTTTGTATTTTGTGGTCGTAAAAATATAGTAAAAACAGATTATTTAATAGATGACAATCCACGTCAGTTACAAATATTTGAAGGTGAATCTATTATTTTCACAGCTTCCCATAATATTAATGAAGACCGTTTTAGACGCGTTAATGGATGGAAAGATGTTGAAGCTTTCTTCTTAGGAGAGTAA
- the hisC gene encoding histidinol-phosphate transaminase: MKQQLNQLAAYQPGLSPQALKEKHGIEGELHKLASNENLYGPSPKAKEAVQTHVDELFYYPETGSPSLRKAISKHLNVDPSRILFGAGLDEVILMISRAVLTPGDKIVTSEGTFGQYYHNAIVESAEVVQVPLKDGGFDLDEIIKEVDEDTALVWLCNPNNPTGTYFNHDELEHFLEQVPSHVPVLIDEAYFEFVTADDYPDTLKLQERFDNAFLLRTFSKAYGLAGLRVGYVVATNEAIEKWNIIRPPFNVTRISEYAAIAALEDQDYLHEITSKNAKEREKFYSIPQSKHFLPSQTNFVFVVTNKAQKLYEALLNVGCITRPFPTGVRITIGFPEQNDKMIEVLKDFDY; this comes from the coding sequence ATGAAACAACAATTAAATCAATTAGCAGCTTATCAACCTGGTTTGTCACCACAAGCACTTAAAGAGAAACATGGTATTGAAGGTGAATTACACAAACTTGCTTCGAATGAAAATTTATATGGACCTTCACCAAAAGCTAAAGAAGCTGTTCAAACACATGTAGACGAGTTATTTTATTATCCCGAGACTGGCTCACCATCATTACGCAAAGCAATTAGCAAGCATTTGAATGTGGATCCATCTAGAATTTTATTTGGTGCAGGATTAGATGAGGTTATCTTAATGATCTCAAGAGCTGTGTTAACTCCTGGAGATAAGATTGTAACAAGTGAAGGAACATTTGGTCAGTACTATCACAATGCAATTGTAGAATCTGCTGAAGTCGTTCAAGTACCATTAAAAGATGGTGGATTTGATTTAGATGAAATAATTAAAGAAGTAGACGAAGATACAGCATTAGTGTGGTTATGTAATCCGAATAACCCAACCGGAACATATTTCAACCATGACGAACTAGAACACTTTTTAGAACAAGTGCCTAGTCATGTACCTGTATTAATTGATGAAGCATACTTCGAGTTCGTCACTGCAGATGATTACCCAGATACATTGAAATTACAAGAACGCTTCGATAATGCATTCTTGTTGAGAACATTTTCTAAAGCATATGGTTTAGCAGGGTTGCGAGTAGGTTATGTGGTTGCTACGAATGAAGCCATTGAAAAGTGGAACATCATCCGACCACCATTTAATGTCACACGTATTTCAGAGTATGCAGCCATTGCAGCTTTAGAAGATCAAGATTATTTACATGAAATTACATCAAAAAATGCTAAAGAACGCGAAAAGTTCTATAGTATACCGCAAAGTAAGCATTTTTTACCTAGTCAAACGAACTTTGTATTTGTTGTGACTAATAAAGCACAAAAATTATATGAGGCGTTACTAAATGTGGGGTGTATCACACGTCCATTTCCAACTGGTGTCCGTATTACCATCGGCTTCCCGGAACAAAACGATAAAATGATTGAAGTATTAAAAGATTTTGATTATTAG
- a CDS encoding diacylglycerol kinase family lipid kinase: MGQKFNHGVLFYHEHSGLKDIYEGLGEVTKSLTTMCKHLSIQLSENEGDIIKYCEKIKKQEYSSDVDIVFILGGDGTVNELVNGVMANSLNIPIGIIPGGTFNDFTKTLNLNPNFGKASEQLKSSHLESYDVMKVNDTYVLNFVGLGLIVQNAENVQEGRKDIFGKLSYVGSTVKTLMNPEDFDFTLTVDDKELNGNTSMLVVANGPNIGGSRIPLMDLSPQDGKVNSFIFDKQSFTILNDIFKKRDSMDWNEITNGIDHIAGSHITLTTDPAMKVDVDGEISLETPIKIEVLPKALQILTFPENGTQ; encoded by the coding sequence ATGGGTCAAAAATTTAATCATGGTGTTCTTTTTTACCATGAACATAGTGGGCTTAAAGATATATACGAAGGTTTGGGAGAAGTAACTAAATCACTTACTACTATGTGTAAACACCTATCAATTCAATTGAGTGAAAATGAAGGCGACATTATAAAATATTGTGAAAAAATCAAAAAGCAAGAATATAGTAGTGATGTTGATATCGTCTTTATTCTGGGTGGCGATGGTACAGTTAATGAATTAGTAAATGGTGTTATGGCAAATAGCTTAAATATACCAATTGGAATTATTCCTGGAGGTACCTTTAATGATTTCACTAAAACATTAAACTTAAATCCTAACTTTGGTAAAGCGAGTGAACAACTTAAATCTTCTCATCTCGAATCATATGATGTTATGAAAGTGAATGACACTTATGTCCTTAACTTCGTTGGTTTGGGGCTTATAGTTCAAAATGCAGAAAATGTACAAGAAGGTCGTAAAGATATCTTCGGTAAATTAAGCTATGTCGGTTCCACTGTTAAAACGTTAATGAATCCTGAAGATTTTGATTTTACGTTAACTGTTGATGATAAAGAACTTAATGGCAATACCTCTATGCTTGTAGTTGCTAATGGTCCAAACATTGGGGGCAGTAGAATTCCACTTATGGATTTATCACCTCAAGACGGGAAGGTAAATAGTTTTATTTTCGATAAACAAAGTTTTACCATTCTTAATGATATATTTAAGAAACGCGATAGTATGGATTGGAATGAGATAACAAATGGTATTGACCATATTGCTGGATCTCATATTACTCTAACTACTGACCCAGCCATGAAAGTCGATGTAGATGGCGAAATTAGTTTAGAAACGCCTATTAAAATTGAAGTCTTACCGAAAGCACTTCAAATTCTTACTTTCCCTGAAAACGGCACGCAATAG
- a CDS encoding peptide MFS transporter: MNTKHYSRQEIVDSVPQKGFFGHPKGLSTLFFTEFWERFSYYGMKAILAYYLYYSVSKGGFGLPQGTALQIVSLYGALIYMSGTVGGWIADRIIGTRHALFYGGILIMFGHILLTIPGNLTVVMIALLLLIIGTGLLKPNISTTVGELYHHNDKRLDGAFTIFYMGINLGSFLSPFATGYLQTRLGFHFGFAIAAIGMFIGLVTYLITNKKSLGLAGVSVPNPLRKEEIKKLSMITGISIIVFAIVLLILQLVGSLSLSSFSLIVTLIGVVLPIGIFIYMLSSHKTRKEERSRIYSYIPLFITSVAFWMIQEQGSTILANFADQKTELSLAKLTKGVIDFHIPAAWFQSVNPVFIIILAPIFASVWTKLGKRNPSTVYKFAGGAIFAGLSYLIMVIPLSTHSQLIHPIWLVLSFLLIAIGELFISPVGLSVTSKLAPAKFSAQMMALWMLSNATAQSINSQIVVLFKIISEKEFFLYSGLFTLVIGIILIAISPIVKKAMNGVL; encoded by the coding sequence ATGAATACAAAACATTATTCAAGGCAAGAAATTGTTGATAGTGTACCTCAAAAAGGATTTTTTGGGCATCCTAAAGGGTTAAGTACGCTATTCTTTACTGAATTCTGGGAACGATTTAGTTATTATGGCATGAAAGCCATCTTAGCTTACTATCTCTATTATTCAGTTAGTAAGGGTGGCTTTGGTTTGCCACAAGGTACAGCATTACAAATTGTATCGCTATATGGTGCACTTATTTATATGTCTGGAACGGTTGGTGGATGGATCGCTGATAGAATCATAGGCACAAGGCATGCGCTATTCTATGGTGGTATATTAATTATGTTTGGTCATATTTTATTAACTATACCGGGTAATTTAACGGTGGTAATGATTGCTTTATTACTTTTAATTATTGGTACAGGGTTGCTGAAACCAAACATTTCCACAACAGTTGGTGAGTTATATCACCATAATGATAAAAGACTGGATGGGGCATTTACGATTTTCTACATGGGTATTAACCTGGGGAGTTTCTTATCACCGTTTGCAACGGGATATTTACAAACACGTTTAGGCTTTCACTTTGGCTTCGCAATAGCTGCAATTGGGATGTTTATCGGTTTAGTAACGTATTTAATTACGAACAAGAAAAGTTTAGGTCTAGCAGGTGTTAGTGTACCGAATCCACTGCGTAAAGAAGAAATAAAAAAATTATCAATGATTACTGGTATTTCAATTATAGTATTCGCAATTGTCTTACTTATCTTACAATTAGTGGGATCGTTAAGTTTATCAAGTTTTAGTCTCATTGTGACATTGATAGGTGTTGTATTGCCAATAGGTATCTTTATATATATGCTATCTAGTCATAAAACGCGAAAAGAAGAACGTTCAAGAATCTATAGTTACATACCATTATTTATTACGTCAGTAGCTTTTTGGATGATTCAAGAGCAAGGGTCTACGATATTAGCTAATTTTGCTGATCAAAAAACAGAATTAAGCTTAGCTAAATTGACAAAAGGCGTCATTGACTTTCATATTCCAGCGGCATGGTTTCAATCTGTCAATCCAGTGTTCATCATTATTTTAGCGCCTATTTTTGCGAGTGTATGGACAAAATTAGGTAAACGTAATCCAAGCACAGTATATAAATTTGCAGGCGGTGCCATTTTTGCAGGGTTATCGTATTTAATTATGGTCATTCCATTAAGTACGCATTCTCAATTAATTCATCCAATTTGGTTAGTACTTAGTTTCTTATTAATCGCAATAGGAGAGTTATTTATTTCTCCAGTAGGTTTATCAGTAACTTCTAAGTTAGCGCCAGCCAAATTTTCAGCACAAATGATGGCATTATGGATGCTTAGTAATGCCACAGCGCAAAGTATCAATAGCCAAATCGTTGTATTATTTAAAATTATTAGCGAGAAAGAGTTCTTCTTATATTCAGGACTATTCACTTTAGTTATTGGTATCATTCTGATTGCTATTTCGCCTATAGTTAAAAAAGCAATGAATGGTGTACTTTAG